A stretch of DNA from Fibrobacter succinogenes:
TCTGCACCGCCATGGGCGTTGAGTCCCTTGTTGCAGGCGATGAGCGTTACAATCCAGCCAAACACGAGAGCCTTGATGGTACTCTTGAGGAAGGTCATCGGGTCGATGCCGTCGCGGAGCCCCATCATGTAATTCGAGAAGGAAATATCGCAGAAGAAATACGCAATGAGGAACCCGGCGAAGCTACCGACGATGGAGGCGCTGAACGAGAGAATTGGGGTCGTGACACTTAACGCGATGAATCGCGGAACCACGAGGTACTGCACCGGCGGAATGGCCATGGACTTTAACGCCTTGATTTCTTCGCAAACGCTCATGTTTGCAATTTCTGCCGCCATGGCGCTACCGGAACGCCCGGCCAAAATAATCGTTGTGAGGAGCGGGCCAATTTCTGCAAAAATAAGGAACCCAAGCCCCGATGCGAGGTAAGAACCGCCGCCCACCGCATTCAACATCACTGAACTCTGCAAAGCCATCGTAAGGCAAATGAGTCCCACGAACAAAAAACAAATACCCATGGCTTCACTGCCGGACTTGAACATCTGCTTGGTAATGCCTCCAAAGTGGATTTTGCCCTTGTCGAACGGACCGATTATCGTCCAGTAGATAGACATGAACAAAAGCTTGAGAACTTCGAACGTTTCCCTAATGAGCATGAACCCGATGTCGCCCATCATTTCGAGAATATTGTTTGTCTCGCGTTGAGGTTTTTCGGGCGGTTCCATCTTGCGGAGATTCTGCAAGTGTTGCTTGATTTCGGGGGCGAAGTGCGCGAGGACGAGCTTGTTGCCCGTCTTTTGGGAAAGCTCCGCTAAAAGTGCAAAAAAGGCATCGGCGCTGTAATCCATCGAGGTGAGGCTTGATCCGTCCAGATAAAGCTCCCCTTTGGAGAGGGCACTCCTGCAATTCGAGAGCAGCCTTTTGCTGTTCTCCGCAGTCAGTGCGCTAGGCAAAACTATCGATGTCGTTTCCATTGAGCGACAATTTAGAAAATTTTGAACCGCGACTGCGGCAAAAAGCCCCGTTTTCTTTCAGGAATGTTGGAATTTTGGTCAAAAACGCAAAAAATGGGGATAGGTGGTAGTGCTTGTTAAACATTTTCTATTTTTACGTTCATGGCTGACTTCCGCAGAAATAATCGCTCGAATCGAGACCGCTTTAATCGCGGCAATATGCGTTCGGACAACAATCGCCCGAGTGGCAATAAGGACCGCCGCGGCTCTAGTCGCGACCCGCATGGTGAATGCTTCACGCTTCGCATCGAAAAGATGGTGCAAGGGGGCGAGGGCATGGCGCGCTTGGAAGACGGTCGTGTGTGCTTTGTGGCGGGAGCGCTTCCGGGGGAACTCTGCAAGGTGCGACTCACGTTCCAAAAAAAGGACTTTACCAAGGGCCGTGTTGTCGAAGTTCTGGAAGCAAGCCCTGATCGTGTGAAACCGCTTTGTCCGCTGTACGGAAAATGCGGCGGCTGTAGTTTGCAGCATCTCACTTCTGAAAAGCAAGCGGAATACCTCGAAAAAGTCGAACGCGAAAACTTCAGGCGCTTGGCGCATGCGGAACTGCCCGAAGATTTTGTGATTCATACCGGAAACGCGTGGGGCTACAGAAACCGCGCCCGCGTTGTATTCTGCGGCAATTCCTTTGGCAATGCCGGTGGTGATGGTGCGGCAAATCGTGAAGGTTCTACTAACTGCGCATGCTTCGGTTTCCGCGGCGAAGAAAGCAACAATATTGTCCCGTTTGAAAATTGCCCTGTGCTCACGGACGGCTTGAATGAATTCTTGCGTGGGCCGGCAGCAACGCTTCTCGCGAATAATCGCCGCGACATTGATGTGAATATTTTCGACAACGGCAAAGGCGAAATCTCGTTCTATTACCCGGGAATGCGCAAGTCCGACTTTGACACTCATGCCATAAGCGTTGTTGAAATTGCTGGCCGCAAAATCGAAGCGGATGCTTCCGTGTTTTTCCAGAGCAATTTGGGGCTCTTGCCGGAACTCGTTGAATCAGTCCGCAAGGCTGTGGATGAAGGCTTGGCAAGTGGTAAGGCGACTAACGATTGGCTTATAGACTTGTTTAGCGGTGTCGGATTCTTCGCTTGCATTTTGCAGGACAAGTTCAAGAAAATCACGACTGTCGAACGCGAAGAGGGGTGCCTGAAACACGCAAAAGTTAATTTGTCTGCTCCTGCGGCGGTTCCGACAGCGAAAAATTCAGCGGTTCCAGTAATCGAAAACGTTTCGGCGCCTGCTGAAGATTGGCTTCTCGAAAACGTTGTGGACGTGCCCGCCACTCTTATTGTGGATCCTCCGCGCACAGGACTGCCCAAAGAAGCACTTTCTGCTATCGTCAAGAGCTCTGTCAACCGCCTGATTTACGTTTCTTGCGATCCGGTGACCCTTGCACGTGACTATGCCAAGTTCGCCGAGGCCGGTTTTGCGCTTTCTCATGCCGAAGGATTCGCTTTTTACCCTCAAACACCCCATCTTGAAATGATGTTTGTACTTGACAGATAGTTTTTTGCTATTTTAAAAAGTGCTGTTGGGAAAAATAGAGGGATACAATGAAAAAACAGAAAATCGTTATGTTTGCAACTCTCGCCTTGGGTGCACTGTTTGCGGGGTGCTCGAAATCTGAACCCGTCATCGCTTGTGGCCGTGAATGGAATCCTGCTGTGGGTTACGTCGCGGATACGGGTAGCGTATTTAAGATGGCTGATGAGCTCATTATCCAATTACGTTACGGAACGGGTTTTGATTTTAATACGCTGAAATTTGCGTTCTACGAAGGAACTCTTGGCAACAAGGGTACTCAGCTTTGGGAACGTGATTTCCATGTTTCCAATAAAATGGAAGCATTTACACTTGAAGCGCGTTCTCGTCGAGGCGGCTATGCGACGGCTCGCGAAATGACGAAACTCAAAGCCCCTGGAACGGTTGTTCTGGAAATTTCTTCCGAAAGAGGCTTAATCGCTGCAAAACAGTTAACGATTGTCAATCAATAGTTGGTTAATTTAATGAATAAAATAAAATTCTTGAGTGGAATGTTTGTCGCTGCTATGCTTACCGCTTGCAGCGAATCCGAAGTGTCTGTTGACTATAAATTAAGTGCTCCTGTCACGCTCGAAATGTACACCGAAAGCTATTATGCAACGCTTGACTTGAAGGGCGAAGAAAAGATGGGGACGATTACGGCGACGTATGCCGATTTGAACTACTCTTCAAAAGGCGATACGACGTTTGTCAAGCGTAACTATGTTATTGACAAGTCTCGCGGATACCTCAAGAATTTTATGCCGACAGAACTTGCTTGGCGCATCAAGGAAGTGAACCTAGCTGCGGTTGATCGTAACGTCACGAATCTTTCTGGGATTGACGATGGCTACGATACGTTGCTGGCCCATATCCCGATGCCGAGTCGTTGGCGCGATCAGCTCTTGAATCCGGAATTCAAGCCGCACCTCAAGCGCTTGGAAAAGCATCGTTGGGAAATGGACCATTTGCTCAAGGGCGTGGTGCCTGTCAAGGGTAACGTGACCGAACTTCTCAAGCAACAGGGACGTTTGAACTTTGCGTTGATTCAGATTGACTCTGTGGTGACGAAGGGCTTTACGAACCGCGACCACCGCAAATGCTTGGACTACGTGGTTTACCTGCACGAAGCCGAAAGCTTCCCGTATTTCATTTGGGAACAGCATGTGGGTAGCAAGATTGTTCCTGAAAAGTTCAAGGGTTATACTTCTGGTCTCAAGGGTGAATACCGCACTGAGTTTGAAGTCATGATTGAACCAGAAACTGGGCTCCCGTGTCAGGAACGTGAAGTCAAGGTCGGAACGCATACGATGATCCACCCCGAAACAAAGGATTCTGTCACGTTCACGAGCCACGTCTCGTACGAAAGACTTTACAACATCAAGCGTGAAGTTGCGGACTCCGCTGAGTAGAGGTTGTTTTGCAGCAGTTGTGAGTTTCGAGTTACTAGTTCTGAGATTCTAGTTACTGAGGTGCTTCGCAACAGTTCCTAGTTACTAGAGAATTTCATATTAAGAATTCTAGTAACTTCTAACTTCCTACTGTCTACTTCCTACTTTTTTTGTACTTTAATCCCATGCGTTTGACAATTCCATTTTTCCTTCTTCCTGTCGCGATGAATTTCATCGGTTGTGCGACTCACGTTTCTTCGCAGCAGACGATGGCCGATGACCGCAATCTCGTTTACGAGGATACGTATAAGGCTTATCGTGAAGCCGAAGAAAAATATTTGAATTTGCTGTTCAATATCGAACGCATGCCCGAAGAAGAAGAACTTTGGGTGCTCAAGCGCGAACGCATGTTGGAATTGATGCAACTCAAGGAATTGATGTTGAACGCTCGTGTAGAACTTGATGGCGCTATTCA
This window harbors:
- a CDS encoding class I SAM-dependent RNA methyltransferase → MADFRRNNRSNRDRFNRGNMRSDNNRPSGNKDRRGSSRDPHGECFTLRIEKMVQGGEGMARLEDGRVCFVAGALPGELCKVRLTFQKKDFTKGRVVEVLEASPDRVKPLCPLYGKCGGCSLQHLTSEKQAEYLEKVERENFRRLAHAELPEDFVIHTGNAWGYRNRARVVFCGNSFGNAGGDGAANREGSTNCACFGFRGEESNNIVPFENCPVLTDGLNEFLRGPAATLLANNRRDIDVNIFDNGKGEISFYYPGMRKSDFDTHAISVVEIAGRKIEADASVFFQSNLGLLPELVESVRKAVDEGLASGKATNDWLIDLFSGVGFFACILQDKFKKITTVEREEGCLKHAKVNLSAPAAVPTAKNSAVPVIENVSAPAEDWLLENVVDVPATLIVDPPRTGLPKEALSAIVKSSVNRLIYVSCDPVTLARDYAKFAEAGFALSHAEGFAFYPQTPHLEMMFVLDR
- a CDS encoding ABC transporter permease, whose translation is METTSIVLPSALTAENSKRLLSNCRSALSKGELYLDGSSLTSMDYSADAFFALLAELSQKTGNKLVLAHFAPEIKQHLQNLRKMEPPEKPQRETNNILEMMGDIGFMLIRETFEVLKLLFMSIYWTIIGPFDKGKIHFGGITKQMFKSGSEAMGICFLFVGLICLTMALQSSVMLNAVGGGSYLASGLGFLIFAEIGPLLTTIILAGRSGSAMAAEIANMSVCEEIKALKSMAIPPVQYLVVPRFIALSVTTPILSFSASIVGSFAGFLIAYFFCDISFSNYMMGLRDGIDPMTFLKSTIKALVFGWIVTLIACNKGLNAHGGAEAVGKATTSSVVAAICTIVISDTLFAFIFY